tgcctccaggcacttccagcctgcctccctggcagtgcccaaagccgagaaatgcgcaagtgggtttccctgtgtgaccctatccgggatatgcctgtgagggagggaacagagaaaagacaagggcggtgggtaaactgcatgtcctaagggacctcaggggagtggagacagagaagcccctggggcagttcagggcctgctggtcttcagggtccagactctaggcagtagcggtcctgccaaagataccccatggtctgtgctgaaagttctgatatgaattcctccttttctttggggtcttgcccctggcttgggggcctgagtgtcaaaggtgcacgtctgtaactgaaggaggattctggtagtcttgctggagcagaatctctgattgcgttgtaggggatctgcacccaggtgacacagagggatgctgccttccaggtgaccgtcttggatatccctgggcccaaccgcgcactggcttccttggcacgggtgctgtgtagggaagcagggatgcgtgactgtagggagtcctacctgggcctaatgagagcaactgaaagagagccttggcatttagcaaatcactgaggcatgggtggttcaagccctcttggtccatttgagatagtaacgctgctttctgtccaacggaggcattagctctgggcccagaacctgcaggttccccagggcatcatctgttgggggactcccatgtgcatgggtagtgttaaacagaaaggaagacgtgtagggatgccaccttactttgatggcctccggttccattcttggtatcggaagagaccctgcatccatgtgtaccttcttcacaaccttggatcaggcctgtcacagtctccgggggcttttggaggctcaggcgtttctggccttttcctgccacatggagagagcacatcggggcacaggtagatggtgcacacagaacgctccacagataggaagaacagggggcctcattcagaatgctgggggctgtaacgggtggtaggctaccaagaggggcacaacattgacacggaatgacctagacaggtgcacaccgagaaagcagttcttcaagtcagctgagctcagaggtccttgttttctggtcccctgaaggaatgcacaggcaatggatcaggccaacgtgactggtactgtgaagctgtccaaggtgatgggagaatgcagaaggcaggcacatgttatacagctgttcatggcaagaacttccaatgctgcctgctgctctgcaggccagtccctatcaatagcaaatgccaaggttttggaacctttgaggataaggcacagagttagaagtgcaacatgacataatcgatgagcaagtgaaaaaacaaggacagaaatgtggatgcttaccaaaattcatgttcctggaaaagaaaacttgtacttcggaatatggacaagtttcctctcagcgatcttactgtgtgcatgcatatatttgtgcacatgtgcacatagaaatttgagggcttaccaaaactaatgttcctggaaaagaaagcttgaacttctgcatatggacaagtttcctctcagggatgttactgagtacacgtgcatgtttgtgcacatgtgcgtgcagaaatttgagtgtctaccaaaattcaagttcctggaaaagaaagctttacttctgcatatggacaggtttcccctcagcgatgttactgtgtacacatgtatgtttctgcacatgtgcgtgtagtaatccctgccagttcacttgtgagtatgaactactgcaaccgacctagccaggtgatagaagttggacagtgaaaccatgaagttcttagggaacggtacagagtctctggccagcagaagcactgaagccagggaatcgctccccgtttgctcactaagcaaacacgttctaagtggaatcacagtcgtgcacctaggatgcttggcagaaaggagaggcaggaggaaagagcctggggagtgtgaagacgaaagtccactacatctgcagctttatgaaaagtagaaaatgcacctaatgagctgggaggacaaactgtacttaattgagttatctaagaggatttccatccaaacagcaaaaagtgcctcctggtttcttcttgctgcctgtagtaaaacaggaagggaatttttttttttaatgtttaagataaagattactaaaacaggggacaaaacttgctgatttgggaagtttccagtcttttaagatgacattaataaaataataaattttacctgaaagaacaagcaaggcagacaagggaattcacaaagggcagtaacaaaatagtaatcttgacacatcttcaatatatttctaaagaaaacaaagtgtcattgtgtgaacaaaatatagaggtatcaaaagaaaaacagaggaagctcctgaaagaactcaactcacttttaactatctttgatttgcaggcacagaaactgactcaagttaattctaagaagcaaagccctgatgttattatctcttcttttttccttttttctttttctttttttgtgaaaagttaggaaatttaggctggagagggaagaagaggatagtgACTTCAAgcgcctttaaggaggaggaggaaagagggggttggagatttgattgtgttatttgaacagcattggtgaagctcaaacaagggaggtagcaagccatgcaggcctgtgggaagagcatttccagaagaacagcacttgcagtcttgggatcgggaagaaatggaatttgatgggggaaaaccaaggccagtgttgtcaaaaagagtacattagtggggaaaagagtagagtagaagacagagaatggaagagaggaagcagtcagggaccatattgcgggaaccttttaatttggcaataaatacaacttgtactccttaggagcatacttcacagcaactaacagcaacagcgttgataatactaagcaacaataaaagcacataactaaaacatttcgtattttttactatagaaatcgaagaaaggagatacaaatgcaatagtctgcatatttatttatacagagagttttcacctgagaccagaacacacacacactctttatacaactaaaagtggtttcagctgacacttagcaaagtgctttggcccaaataaactaacgagaaaggcctagtaaagaattcaaagtgcaaataaatcaatcaggctctgagtaaataaacacaatttatttgaatttgaattacactcatgaaattacctaaaatggagacaacagattcactacagcttcatcatctatagtccttcctcttcagttctgagaaggatgctaaccgcttggtgatgatctctttccagcattttgtgaaagcttagaggacttaaagaaattgaggactggggagagtggggagagacaaagaggaggagaaaggaagaggaaacggagattgctcctggcataggtctacagacaggatcccagcttcctggaatggtgcacagagattgctaggtatccgtgccagaagtggagaaggggtgacattcacctccaggaggagactcaactccaagaacctacagaggcagccaagtgcgctgatgttcaggcaccaatacttagagggtaccccacaggtctgtgaaagagcccttggagaccgcaagaaagaaggtttccacaagtataatcacagattagatggttggatacattagaggaagggtaactctatgacctgataattactgaaatacatgagacaattcttgcacatcagactgtgtcaagaaagacggaaactcaattagtttgatacaatgggaaattacacacgcaaagaattagctgttaactgtactacatttgtgtgcaaggcaagataagatacagaaacgaaatcttcacatggtcaactcgggtaagacacatgtaactggaaaatggaagcaagagttccaaaaaggctttaatcaccctggactatttttatccactatatttacgattcttggacaactccactgtagcttaagggtaagggaactcaatttagcccaattcaaaagctgaacagatttcctctgtttgatccttttcagctacaactatgggtccagcgcaaatcaaagtggacgtcaaggctctttttcctttgggaattttaacttgctttgctactgtgtctgacacagatatgccgacctcactgtgactacaggccagccaaatgggaaaggggacagaatgaatcaaattccccttttgatcactcaacaggaggtccacaggcaccaggtctcattctttTAACTATCTCTGCtcctccaactgcagtcagtgctacacagggcctgcttcatgcttggcagggtctctcaccaaacacaggcattttaacggctggcttccttgagatgtccctgggctaggtgaaagcaccctgagacagtgttccttctcccttggctctgtgcctgcactgAATGTATGCCTTTTCCTCAGCTAggacaagaagccacagctcttcactgattaaatcccgtgtctggtccaaactcacatcgtagcttctccatcaacctccactgcacgctttcagagccaggttatcttagatcagcccaagaggcacttcagagagtgacaatcaagtctggctatatagctgatactgagatcttcaaggcatgaaaacacttcaaaattacgttgctaaaacactctacagattatatgtataggagagctttcgaacttacaagtaacatcaaacaccaaaataggttcttacttttcctttctccacttctctcattttctctctctcacacacacatgcacacatccttcttacgtgttaagacaattacacgaaaaacagatcatagatttttaaatagcagctcaatatgaagttcaaacaaaactgtacttcctctatttaaaacaaaatcacataaattacccatcggtttccctatatttgatattattgaataatgctataagttgatcttttggtttttaatggggtttttaactttgactgaaatacttgcttcagacttactgaaggcagaattaactatttttttttttgacctcctcctttgagatttggggggtgatgattcaaaatcagatgtgttcacagtaatggatgctacttccaccaatcctggctgaaggggttccagtgatacctgaataacaatttttgtttcaggagacaatccttctagctgcttaggcttcttaaacatttgatgacactgggtcttgtgctccctctcctctttggaagttaaaaactgtagccgatatttggaacactggtgaaaactcttttcccagtgccctcgatgatgacgtctgtatgctgttgcagtttgaaaaattttgagacaaaacgggcaaagtaaattcttggtgttaccatggtatgctctgaaatgtgcatccacatctgcaaaaaatgatgatctgtaactgcaaacctggcatacatagggcatttcaccaggcttatgattgtctttcatgtgctctaagagaacctgatctgtctcaaaggacaactcacagatgtgacagactgcggagggctcctgggccgtgtggacactttcaatgtgacactgcagctggaagggagtaggaaactggcggaggcagtgctggcaggtggtgtgggttttccagctgtcacctctctgcctctcaagttccaaatggtgcttcatgtgattcataaacttgacattatttagaactttcaagcagctgaggcatttaaacgccgtgtgggtcttcggttctggctgcccaactcctctatgctcgccatagtagaagtcacgaagtaacacaatcagatttccttctgtgggatcaccaattttgtttggacttgccaaacttggaaaatcagtttttgtccatCCACTTTCatctaaaggtcttacaggcttgcaatgaacactgtcctttggaaaaggtgttggacaaggttctccattctgaacatggcctagtgaggtatggacatggtctggtgtgctttgctgagtggtctctgtatgaaaaaaacctgacggggagaaacctaaagaatgttcccctacaatgccatcactgagtttaggccttctgggatttctgcgatttgtttcacaaggggaaactcgctttgatacatgaggacttttattcatatctcctgcagaaactgctgtttctactggatgctgcaatgaacttgtgaaggtaatcaaagaagaacataactccttcgaaaagcaatcaggcactatttgtggtgaaagatttttataatcatctTGAGACGgtggttcaataataataggactacctgttgatcttgagtcagagtcagacactggcaagacagtctttgcttctgatgtaggagtcacatgactaacaggctgtaatctgtgagcgttacctctcctgaagtgaccatacctttttctccttgaataagaacctggggtatctctgttcagtatgtttgaaacgactggttttgaagctgagctcatcccaacaaagatcacgtcagcatcttcatttccatgttccactcccaccaagatcacttcatcatcatcagcatcatctacttgtttcgtctctccctcccttttctgtacttctggctcttgttcttcttcacgtaacatacatgggagttccatatttttaatacttttttattcttagagggtgcggcctcaagtcccagtgcttcctttatacaaactgccacctaagtgtaaacatactacagattagttaagtacagaaaaatgggctatttgattatctccaaaactctagagtacttatacacacccttatcttacagacaaagacactgagtgtcaaccagactcaatgatagctaaaaaaactacgactacaagtctacatggctctagaatcatagctttgtcgcatgttcactttaacctcttctacttaaaaaaataaagagggggaaaaaaaaacaaaatgccacactgatcattaggtgaaatcacatgtaaaggagagtatttttacaaaagcattgttctacagcgtttcaaagcatggactttggagtcataggagattaagttggaattctaacttaaccacacaccagttgtgtcttcttgggcaaatttgtaacttttaaatgtgtttctgtatcttaaagacaaacatgcttatttcttagacttaacgttaacagcttttttaaaaggcatcagctattcaatggcatcttgttttgtagtaaaaatggaagaaaatgtatcttaaatgcacattacaaccgatccacaaattctaatttcataaatgttatcaaacaaaataggtagcaaattcaaagtataatctatctatacctagttaacaaacagcataattcaatgtcaagcacttaattcaggcctaggaaactgagaatgagctctctgataatctcaccccaattccacacagatatatcctaaatttctccctctaatcctggctaaacttcaatccaacaatgcttcatctttatgccacacgtctcttccccacatagcaggcaaaatgatgccagtctttctctcataccaatatcagacagagacatcacacacacacacacacacacatacacacacaaacacacacacacctgatatcccttataGATACAGGTGAaagaatcctcaacaaaatactggcaaacaaaatccaacagcatataaaaaagactgtacactatgatcacatgcgatttagggaggtatgcaaagttggttcattataggaaagccaatcaacattatgccattttaaaacaataaaacaaataacacatctgcctgaagaaaaggcatttccctgaatctagcaccgTTTCttaaccggggttaaaagaacagttaataattaagaacagaagagaactttctcaatcaaagggcacctgtaaaatgacccacagctaacatcatacttaagaatgaaaaactgcaagctttccctctaagactgggaacaacacaaggaagtctattacacactttggctcaacattatactggcagttctataaccagagcaatcaggtaacaaaagagaattgttgctgtagtttcaaaaacaaaacaaaaaaaaaaaacaaaacgaaaaaccaaaaaacaataaaaaacagccttcagaatggaaaggaagaagtcaaagtatattagagataagataatttagtatagaaaacgttgaagaaacacaagtattagaattaatataaagcttgcagaatagaagacaaatattttaaaagtcaaccacattttatacagtagcaacaaatgttgttaagcaaatacttgaatctacactagcattcaaaagaatacttaggaagtcagaaagacaaagacaatatattcttttgaatggctgagtaatactccactgtgtatatgtaccacagctttctgatccatttatctgttgatggacacctaggttgttccatgtcctggctgttataaacagtgttctccatagtggctgtactagactgcattcccaccaacagtgtaagagggttcccttttctccacaccctctccagcattattgcttgcagactttataggaatcaattctaatgagatggatgaaactggagccgattatacacagtgaagtgagccagaaaaaaaacaccaacacagtatactaacacatatatatggaatttagaacgatggtaatgataaccctgtatgagagacagcagaagagacacagatgtatagaacagatttttggactctgagggagcgggagaggttgggataatacgggagaatggcactgaaatacgtacactatcatgtaagatagtcgccagtctatgtttgatgcaggatacaggatgcttggcgctggtgcacagggatgatccagagagatgatatggggtgggcggtgggaggggggtgaggattgggaactcatgtacacctgtggcggattcatgtcaatgtatggcaaaaccaacacagtgttgtaaaataaaacagagtaaaaataaaaattaaaaaaaagagagagaaagacaaatatcgtttGGCATCAcctacatggactctaaaatatgccacaaataaactgatctatgaaagagaaacagactcacagacatagagagcagactatgtgattcccaagagggaaaggtacggcaggcacagattgggagctggtgattagcagatgcaaagcataatgtatacaatagacaaacaagagcgtactgtatagcacaaggaactatattcataatttgagataaacaataatggaaaagggtatgaaagaaattgtgtgtgcatatgtgtgtgtttacatatgaaggaaaggaaagggcaactgttggcaagcacatacagaaactggatccttgtgtgttacggatagattttaacatggtgcaactgctacagaaaacagtttaaaggctcctcgaaaaattaaagaactagagctgacacatgattcagcaattccacttcaggatataaattcaaaagaagttaacatggggtcttgggatatctgcagagccgtgctcacagcagcacgaagcacaacaactaagaggtggaagcatcgaaatgtccatcaaatgtgatatatacacacaatgaaatattacttagccatatagagaaaattctgtcacatgctacaacatgcatgatcatttcagacatcaagccaaatgcaataagccagtcgtacaaaaagacaaatactgtaagtttctacttgcatgaaatagctaacacagtcaagcaatagaaaggaaacaaaaataatgatgGAGTCCAtagtctaggtcaacgggcaagaaaagaggacttgccgtttaatgggacaagtgatgggtacagagtttcgattttgcaagctgtaaaggtgtagagatctgtttcataacaatgtgataaggaattccctggtagttcagaggttaggactccacagtgtcctattaggggcctgggaactgtcattcaagctgcacaacacagctaaaacaatgacaacaacaacaaatcaacactgtgactatgtgtgtgtatatgtcttagtcactcagttgtgcccaacgttgcatccccatggactaaagttcaccacgttcccttctccatcagatttgcagtgggttgccatttctttctccaaaaggctgatgaaagtgtgcaaaatacttagcatgcaaaaatggttaaaatggtaaaaatttaacttagatgttttctacaacaattaaaaacagaaaagcatttaacaaccaggaaaagaatttgaatagacatttccgactctttgcaatcccatggactgtagcctaccaggctcctccgttcatgggttttccaggcaagagtgctggagtggattaccatttccttctcaaggcgatcttccccacccaggaattgatgccaggtctcctaACTTacaggcagacatttgaatatttgaaattcacctgtggccttgacaagagtggctttataggaaaatgagagaactcgagataacaaagtctaggaacaactctgcagaggtctgtaacaagcaaatatgaaataaaagcagcagaagcaggatgtgtcaccaaaagatggatttgtaacgacaggtcacattatagtcagtcagtttgctgatgggaaccatccagagaaacagaaaccttaatccagggcaaagaggagacttgctagaacttcaagaaatgagtaggtctagaactgagtagatcaaaattgagtacatcaggccagagagcacacaagctggagaaggcaatggaaacccaaaccagtactcttgcctggaatatcccacagacgcAGGAGCcgggtaggccgcagtccatgtggtttcgaagggtcggacacgactgagcgacttcattctcatgcactggagaaggaaatggcaacccactccagcgttcttgcctggagaatcccagataagggagagccttgtgtgtggctgtccatgagactgcagagtcggacacgactgaagtggcttagcagcagtagcagcacacaagaagggtacacaagccaaataatttgcttacattgacagagctgagttcatataaaaaaaaggctggcatagtggattaatgggtatggtaaccagccttcaagtgaattcaatctcctaatattcccacccctgtgtagttctctctcaatctatcacagggtagacctgtgagactaagcaaatacacaagtgcagatgtgtaacatctcaaaaaagactctgcactttatcatgggtgcaagcgctttcctgaatcactcattctgagaaaagacagcagcctccacaagagaagccccttggagaggcccacagaaggaggaactgaggcttcatgagtacagacaagtgagagagcttagattcaacaagctaagtcttcagaggttgccaagccagacaaaagcttgactactaactacctcaggagagagcctaggccaagagataacaagtggtaagttctttcaaactattccattttgagatcatatgtacaacacaaacatttcaagttttaataccattcacatcatacttacacacagaacagttctcctataaatatagctaaaatcaaaacacacacacacacacacagacacacacacacacacacacacactcacccaatccaaagcaccgaaacacaggagttgcctagcagcccagtggtttggttaggactcagccctctcactgccaggatcctgtgttcgatgcctggctggggaactaatgtcctatgaagccacatgttgtgaccaaaacaaaacatgctgtgaagtcaaagctgtaccagcaagataagtataaaacacagctgtaggcacaagtggctgggcatagagcttcctatgatcttgtttactcgcatgaaatgaactcagatggtgcctcacccccatccagtggagctgacttacttaatgaagaaaagcccttaagggtacagaaatgagcaagcaatctcacgtgaacatgttaaatcacaggatattttctctgaatgtaccactggattcattcattcatttggccatgctgtttggcttgtggggtcccagttccctgaccagagattgaatccagaccactgtagcGAAAGtccagaatcctaatcaccaggccaccagggaacccccacacctgcattgctttgctttgccagctaaaaccttaggatatgtgcattgccccattttagcctcaccaagtggtaggagtcagctctacacagcttaagacccatggtgttcttactttttttctttcaagaaggcaggggAAAGCAAGTCACTCTgactgtttttaagcttgccactcagaaagctgcaaacctgaaaccatgatggccctgaagtcagcacccgcaatcagggtcacgtaatccccaatcaggaatactctctctcaacagcaaagtgtcagccgacgaatgaaaggagaaaaacgcaaagtaagaaagccacacctttgtccctgttgtaaagatgcctgtcaccttacctcaggggcccactgaactcctgagcgcttgagacctcccaggcagcacacggtcacatcctggggacaagcagaggaaacggccagggtgagtcccctgttctgggaacattctatccccccaggccctacctggtcctaccctacggatgctgaccaggcgtctcacactcaaccagaccaagtgattgtactcctttgccctgagcttcttcctcccacctcccttctctcagtaacaaacaaacaaatacctcatctgccaacttcccgaaccaaaggcctgaatatccgggcccccagggacggggcagccctggagtctgaggagaggcagaggaaacaggaaaacgactaaagcaccagggcaatgaagaggctgctagatagatgtttttttggtttttgtttttgtttttttgctgctcctgcctgactgtgcctgggtacagaaccgggttgggccgtgaagatttgtgcatctgtgtttaaatacattaggttccacaggagagctgggggtggtgctaggggccaggggcctaagaggccctttccgcgagctggcttgtcccgcccctgggcaggaaagctgctggagagcagagcccgcccagactagagaggggagagggcgaaaggagcctgaagcctgtggatcctgctgcaagctctcaccgccctcaccagccgccccgccgagcaaggcctcgtgcgagtggggacccgagaaaccctccctttagccgtcaggcactgctttggctgaaccacgctccagtccttaccggtccccattgagggaggagacagaactgctggcagctcacctgccctaggcagttccaagattaaccccgaggagtcgagcctgc
The sequence above is drawn from the Ovis aries strain OAR_USU_Benz2616 breed Rambouillet chromosome Y, ARS-UI_Ramb_v3.0, whole genome shotgun sequence genome and encodes:
- the LOC132659038 gene encoding zinc finger protein 280B-like — protein: EQEPEVQKREGETKQVDDADDDEVILVGVEHGNEDADVIFVGMSSASKPVVSNILNRDTPGSYSRRKRYGHFRRGNAHRLQPVSHVTPTSEAKTVLPVSDSDSRSTGSPIIIEPPSQDDYKNLSPQIVPDCFSKELCSSLITFTSSLQHPVETAVSAGDMNKSPHVSKRVSPCETNRRNPRRPKLSDGIVGEHSLGFSPSGFFHTETTQQSTPDHVHTSLGHVQNGEPCPTPFPKDSVHCKPVRPLDESGWTKTDFPSLASPNKIGDPTEGNLIVLLRDFYYGEHRGVGQPEPKTHTAFKCLSCLKVLNNVKFMNHMKHHLELERQRGDSWKTHTTCQHCLRQFPTPFQLQCHIESVHTAQEPSAVCHICELSFETDQVLLEHMKDNHKPGEMPYVCQVCSYRSSFFADVDAHFRAYHGNTKNLLCPFCLKIFQTATAYRRHHRGHWEKSFHQCSKYRLQFLTSKEEREHKTQCHQMFKKPKQLEGLSPETKIVIQVSLEPLQPGLVEVASITVNTSDFESSPPKSQRRRS